The following DNA comes from Fusarium fujikuroi IMI 58289 draft genome, chromosome FFUJ_chr03.
TGTTGTTCCAACTCTCTCTGACATGATTCTTGCATTGGCCAATGCCTTTTGTTCCGGTGATAACCAGAAGGCAGTTTCGACCCTATCCGTGAGCGTGAAGAATGATATCACTCCCACTGCACAGGTCACAGTACCTTCAATCGCAAATATCATCCTCCAAGAATGCAAGGAGCCGAAATGCTGAAGACGCAAAATGGCAGAGGCAAGCAGACCTCCAAATGCACCCGCCAAGGAGGccgagatgatgacgaacgAAAGCCGAAAGGTCAGTTCACTGCGTCGATACCAACGCGAGAGGTAGTATACATTGGCCGGCAACATGGCAGCTTCGAAGACGCCAAGTAAAAATCGGAGCCCGCACAGAGTCGAGAAGTCATTAACAAAGGCCGTGCAGGTGGTGCATATACCAAAGCCGAGACAGCACGTAGGTATAAACCAACCCGGCCCTATCCGCTTGCACAAGAGATTCAGAGGGATCTCAAACAGGATGTAGGAGATGTAAAAGATTGAGAGGGAAATGTTAAAGTCATAACCCTGCATCTTCAGGTCGGCCTCTAGACCCGCGATCTTGGCGTTACCTGCAGAGTTATGAGAGATATGGCCGCGACTGGATGTCTTGATATACTCACCAATGTTTGCGCGATCAATAAAGCAAAGCACTGGATCGTAGGTGTGTCAGATACGCCTCGTCTATGGATTTGGACTGTCGAGGCATACAGTAGATAATCGTAACCGTGGGCAGTATACGAAGATCCATCTTCCATCGGAGCTTGGACTCCAACGCTTCGTCAATAGGTAGTGCCGGTTGACCATATCTATAACTCGTATTTAGTACTCTCTTTTCATCTGTCCTAAATTTATCTTGGCATCTTACTGGTGCACTGTGCCCTCCTCGATGTCCCTCGTGTCTGGAGACGTCTCGGGGGAGAATGGAGCTTCAGATTTTGGATACGTAAGCGATGGCTCCATGTTGGTGACAGGGAAGGATAAGAAAGTCAAATTTAGTGAGTAGAGAACAAAGGTTTACAGTCTGGTGCTGGTTTAGAGTTTTGTTGCTAATTTATGCGATTGATATGTTGCAAATGGCTTGATTATTATTCCGATACGACGGAAATAACCGCCATTACGGAATTAGTTAATATGCTTGGCATTGATTGTAGATTTATTTAAACAGGGCCTTACCCGATATACAGTCGGGTAAGGTGATACGGAAGACTATTACATACCACCATTCCGAAGCTTAGGAAAAAGATAGGAAATGTGGCAAATCTACTTATCGCATACTGTACTAGCAATTTCTGGTTTGCAGAGGCCGATAAAGTAGAAGTCTCAGTAAGAGCACACAGCGACAACTAACAAGGGCCCGTTAGTTATATGTAAAGCTTTTTTGTGTTACATGCTCCTGAAAGCCTCCAACTGATTGGGCTGTCTGCTATCTGAATCATAGCTGACCGACTTGGTCAGCTCGCACACAATATCGAGCTTCTCAGTCATTTATCTCGTTAAGATatcataagctttaactatcaatcaatcagtcaTGTAGCGTGGCGCGCACCCGGTAGTGAGAAGGGACCAAACACTGCACGGGTCGGTGAGGCCTTCACGCTTCTCGAAAACCAGAGTGCATGTCGCCTCCAATTAAGGCCCAATCTTCCTTTCATCTCTGACGACACCTTTGAAAGTCAAGAGGCTAAAGGTTTGCGGGGTTCTATGGCATAATTTCCTGGCCAAATAAGATCTCATAGATATTTCTTTATGATCTCGACGTACTCCCAGGGAGAACATTCGATACTATCGAGGATAAGTTGCTTGCTGGAACGCAGTCTATGGCCCAACGCGGCATCACAGAATTTACCTTGGAACATGGAGATATATGACATGTCTGGGCCATCTGGGACGATGGCTGGGGCGTGAGCACTATGATAGATGAGAGGAATCAGGAATGGGAAGCCCAATGCCACGCCCAAAGCGACAGCGGTGTTTTCAGCTCTTCTGGATAGGATCGGGGCTCGCCTCCTCTGTCCGGCGATGAAAATACATTCCCACTATTCTGTTTTTGCCTTGAACATCATTGTAGGAAGAAAATTGAAGGTAGTTAAATAGGATAATCTGCGTATGGCTTGGATATACTCAatattacctacctaggcagTTGTATCTTTGTGATTACTTTTGGGTATGAAATATTTAGCCTCTCTTACCCTCATTCAGCCACTTATAGACAACCCGTGCATCCTTACCTTTATATCGCTCATCCCTCATGGCCTCTTGAAAAGCCTGTTTGGCCGGCCCATCCAGAACCG
Coding sequences within:
- a CDS encoding probable MFS transporter: MEPSLTYPKSEAPFSPETSPDTRDIEEGTVHQYGQPALPIDEALESKLRWKMDLRILPTVTIIYLLCFIDRANIGEYIKTSSRGHISHNSAGNAKIAGLEADLKMQGYDFNISLSIFYISYILFEIPLNLLCKRIGPGWFIPTCCLGFGICTTCTAFVNDFSTLCGLRFLLGVFEAAMLPANVYYLSRWYRRSELTFRLSFVIISASLAGAFGGLLASAILRLQHFGSLHSWRMIFAIEGTVTCAVGVISFFTLTDRVETAFWLSPEQKALANARIMSERVGTTEIIDKFGTKRMLRGILNPVVLPTAVISFFNFITVHGLSFFLPTIVRTIFPQHSVQNQQLLTVPPNVLGTIMCMLFCYISWKVDKRGIFLIICAPFSMVGYSMFLATSNPHVRYAATFLPVCGIFAMGAFPNAHVSANVISDTSRSSAVAFNVMLGNIGGLVSTWAFLPFDGPEYRIGNGLNLAAQSCIFLIAICMYFAIERSNKKRSGVDVQRELAGKTLSEIQDLEWRHPGFKWQN